The genomic segment AACATATCATATTGCGAGCAATCTGGCATTGAAAGTCGGGGGAAACATAAAAGAGTTTTTTTTGCCGAAAGATTTCGGTGAGTTTTGTACCGGTTGTACAAAGTGTTTTTTAGAATCGGAAAAACAATGTCCGCATTTCGACAGACTTAACCCTATTACCGAGACGATAGACAAAGCCGATTTGATTATTCTTGCAAGTCCCGTATATGTAATGCACCCAACGGGTTCTATGAAAGCATTTTTAGATCATTACGGATATCGTTGGATGGTACACCGGCCGGAGGAAACAATGTTTTCGAAGCAGGGTGTGTGTATTTCCACTGCCGCGGGTGGGGGTATGAAATCTGCAAATAAAGATATGGCAGACAGTTTGTTTTTTTGGGGAGTTGCTGAAATTTACACATACGGCAAAGCTGTTCAGGCTGTAAAATGGCAAGATGTAAGTGAAAAAAATAAAAAATCCATAGATAAAGCATTAAGCTCTCTTGCAAAAAAAATTACCGATAAGTATGGTAAAGCGAAGCCCGGAATAAAAACAAAACTGATGTTCAATATCATACGCCTCTTACAAAATAAAATCCGGAATCGGGCAGATACGGATTATTGGCAGGAAAAGGGATGGCGGGATAAAAACCGTCCGTGGAAATAATGATAAACTTTGGAAATATTCTATAGGGAACCTTTGAAAACCAACCGGGTTTTTAGAGATGCCGCATATTAACTTGAAAGTTTAGTTGAGAAATTCAACGATCCACCCTTTTCCTGAACTCAGCTTTCCAATATTCTGCCTATGTGGCGTTTTTCAAAGAAGAGATCTTTGTTTGTAAAAACGATAATCGCGGCGGCAATGGTAACGCAGATTGTTTCGACGCATTTTGTCGTTTGGGGCATCGCAATCTTTTCCTGCATGAAGTTTACAAAAAGGTGAAAAATAATACTTGCAAGCATGCTTCGGTTATTTTTCACGTAAACCCATGTTGTTATAAAACCGAACGGAATAACGGAAATAAAAAAGTTGAATATATACAAAACATTCATTTCGCGTATTCCGTAATGGTAAGTGCCCGGAATAAAAAACAGCGGGAAGTGCCATAAAGCCCATACAAAGCCGAATATAATAGATTCTGTGAACCAACTGCAATATTAAGCGATTGAGTCTTCACCGTAACCGCGCCAGCCGACTTCTTCCAAAACCGAAACAAGCAGTTTCTGATTTTTCCGAAAAGTTCATAATTCATCTCCTTCACGGATGTTCTTCGGCATCCGTAATGTTAGACGGATAATAACCTTGCAGCTGCGATTATGAAAGAAATGATGCATTACAATCCGAGAAATTTTCGCTATTTATAGTAGCCGGGGATGTCTCAAGACATCAATTTGTTATAAAGAGCTTCATCCTTTTCGCTGAATACGTTAAACACGATTTTCATTGCGCTGTTGTTTTTTGCTTTCCAATCTTCAACCGTTGCTACGGCAATCTCCGCTGCTTTTTGAGCAGGGAAGCGGAACACACCGGTTGAAATACAGCAAAAGGCAATAGATTTTACGCCGTTTTCGGCTGCGAGGTTCAGGCAGGAGGTGTAGCTGTTTGCAAGCAGCGTACAGTCGCGGTCGGTAAGTTGACCGCTGATAATCGGCCCCACGGTATGCAGCACATACTTGCACGGTAAATTGAACGCAGGCGTAATCTTTGCGGTTCCGGTCGGCTCTTCATGTCCTTGTTCTTGCATGATGCCGGCACACACGGTGCGCAGCTGCACCCCCGCAAAGGTGTGAATACAGTTGTCGATGCATGCATGGCAGGGCTGCCAACATCCGGTCATACCGCTGTTTGCTGCGTTTACAATCGCATCGACTTTAAGCGTTGTAATATCTCCCCGCCACACATACCAATCTCCGTTGCCCCGTCCGGTAACCGGTTTTAAATCGGCAAGGCCGGTAATGCCGTGCTGCCTGATTGCTTCCTGTAAATAGTTGTCCTGTATGCGCAAGAATTCTTTACTTGTATGCTGCGGCGGGCGGACATTCATCAGAGAGCGAAGCAGTATCTTCTGTTCATCCTCATCATCCGGTATTTGTACACCGTGATAGTTGGGATTTTCCCTTAGAAGATATTCGATTAAAAAAATACGTCGTTCCTTTTGTGTCATCTTCTTCTCCTGATAAACGCATCAATATTTTGGAAATATACGGCTCTCATTCTACCGCTGCTTACTATCGCCCCATCCGTGCCAATGCCCGTGTAGCTCTTTTCAATATTCCAAACTTCGGTCATTCAGTAGAAAGTCATAGAGATTCATAATCAAAATGCCGGAGTCATTGTAATACGGCGCCGGTGCATCCTTTGTAATGATGATCTTTTTAAAAGAATCGCCCGTCCGTATGAGCGGACGCTGTTCTTGTTCTATTTTTGCTTGGTCGGGGAGCGCGTACGCCGACTGAATATAATACCGTTTTGAACCCTTGTTGCAGACGAAATCGATTTCAAGCTGTTTGCGCAGTCCGTTTTCTTTCTCGTTCGATTCATATTGCGTAATAACCCCGACATCAACATTGAATCCGCGGATTTTCAGCTCATTAAAAATGATATTTTCCACATCTACTGAATATTTTTGCGTAAAAGCGCAAAAAATTCCAGTAGCGGTTTTGCTTATTCTATAAAATCTTTCCCATTTTATCTCTTTTCTTTCTCAATAAGGCTGAAAAAAAAGCCGAAAATTATAAAGACGAGAGTTTATTTATAATTTATCTATACATAGAGGCAAATTGGAGGTTCAATACATGCAAGCACTTGATGTCCAAAACGATATGCAGCCGGTCAATTACACGGATGCGGTACAGTCAAGTAATCAGGATAAAAAAAATGCAAAAGAACCTGATGTGAAAGGCTCATCCTTTATCGATATAATAAAAAAGCTGATGGCAGAGGAGGCTGACGGCCGTACTGCGGGAGAAGAAAAAATATCCGGCAATGCAGCATTGGCTCAAGAAGCGTCGGAACAGACTGAGCGTAAAAAAAATGCTGCGGCGCAAACCGAATTATCCCGGCTAAAGAGCAAAGCGAGAAAGCAAAGTGATCCGCGCGCACAACACCTTGCTGAAGCAGATGCACGGGAAGGGGAAGTCGCTGAAGCGCTTTCAGACGCGGACGTTTTGCGTGCCTTTGAAGACGGGATCGATGTAAAGAATGCGCTTGGAAACGGCGCGGATAAGCAGCTTCAAACTTCGATGTTGGCTCAAGCGGAGACGGATGCCGTGCCTGAGGGAGCCGCTTTACTGTCTGCCGAAGAGGCGCACCAGTTGAAAAAACAGAAAAACGGTAAAACGGAATCCGGTTTGGCTGTAGGTATATCGGCTTCCGGCATGGAAGAACTGTCCGGAAAGCAGAAGAAAAATGCTGATGAGTTCGCCGCGGATAGTGCTCTCGAAAAAAGCACAAAAGCGCAGCAGGTAAAGCAACATAAACCGGTGTTTACTATTATAGATGAGCGCACGGTGAATGCCGCTCCGGTTACTGCGGACGGTTCCGTACACGAAGCGGGCGCCGCCGTGCGGGTTACCAATGCGCCGTCGGTTGATATGGCCGCAGACTTCCGCAGTATGACAGCAGGTTTGGGCACCGCTGCAAACGGTACACAGACAGCACAGGAGAGCGGCGCACCGAGTTTTGCCTCGTTGGTTGCGCAGCAAGTACAGGATATGGCACCCGACTTTGTGCAGGCAGGGCGGATTGTGCTGCAGGATAACAACGCAGGCGTCATCCGCTTGCAGATGCAGCCCGCGCATCTCGGCAACGTCAGGATCAATTTGGAATTGGCTGGCGGTAAAAAAATCGTTGGGAAGATTATCACGGGATCAAAAGAAGCGTACGAAGCGTTTAAAGAAAGCATCGAACAGCTTGCAAAAGCCTTTGAACAGGGTGGATTCGCGAGTGCGCAATTCGATGTCAGCTGGTCGGGCGAAGGCGGCAGTCAGCAATTCGATGGCGAGAACGGTCAATTTAATGAATTATTTGCACAAAATGACCGGCTTGATGTAATGCAGGGCAATCGTTATGCCGATACTGAAACTGTCTACGCTTTCGGGCAAGATCAAGCGGTGAATGTATTTGCGTAAAATGGGGGATAAAGAGATATGAATATCAGTACAGTAGCGCAGGGAAACGGAATTCCGATGCCTTCTTTTGAAATGAGTCCGGAAGAAAAAGCTCGGCTCAACATGGAAGTTGACACAATTAATAAACAGAATTTTCCGGAAGGGCGAAAGCCGAAGCAGGAGCTGGGAAAGGACGATTTTCTGCAACTACTCGTAGCGCAGCTGACTCATCAAGATCCCACCAGCCCGCTGGAAGACACTCAGTTTGTCGCTCAGATGGCGCAGTTCACGTCGCTTGAGCAGTTGACGAACATGAACCAGAATTTCGGAATGCTGAATAGACTGATCGGAGATTCTTCGGCGGTCAATGTGGTCGGTAAGCAGGTAGATATCGAGCAAAGCAGCGGTACCGTTTCGGGAACCATTACGGCTGCAACCCGCGGAGAAAACCCGCAGGTACAGGTTAACGGCAAATGGTATGCATGGTCGGACGTACAAACCGTCTATGCAAATAACTAAACTATATAATAGAAGAGAGGAGATACAGATATGATGCGGTCATTATTTTCCGGCGTTTCCGGAATGCAGAATCACCAAACGAGAATGGATGTTATCGGTAACAATATTGCAAACGTAAACACGACTGGTTTTAAGCGCGGACGGGTTAATTTTCAGGATTTGATTTCTCAGCAGTTGAGCGGCGCTTCCCGTCCGAACGAAGAAGTCGGCGGCGTGAACCCGAAAGAAGTCGGGCTTGGCGTTATGGTTGCCAGCATCGACACCGTTCATACGCAGGGTGCCTTGCAGTCAACCGGTATCAATACTGACATTGCGGTACAGGGAAACGGTTTCTTCGTACTCAAGTCGGGTGAAAAGAGCTTTTATACCCGCGCCGGCGCTTTCGGTGTCGATAAAGACGGCACGATGGTGAACCCTGCAAACGGTATGCGCGTACAGGGCTGGATGGCTCAGGAAGTAGACGGCACCCGCCTTATCAACACCTCCGCACAGACGGAAGACCTCATCATTCCGATTGGACAGAAGATCGATGCCCGTGCAACTACCTCAGTAAACTATGCCTGTAACCTCGACAAGCGGCTTCCGGAATTACCCGAAAACGCGAACCGCGCACAAGTGTTGGAATCGACATGGACAACCGAGTTCAAAGTATACGACACTTTCGGCGAAACCCACGAACTGAATTTAAGTTTTTCGCGTGTCCCGGGCACTCAAAACCAGTGGCTCGCGACGGTCAATGTTGATCCTGAAAATGCGGAAGCAACGGCAACGCGCACGGGTGTCGGCACCACCGAAGGAACCGGCAACACGTTCACCGTTACCTTTGACAACTATGGACACCTTGCTTCGGTTACCGATACGGCAGGAAATGCCTCCGCTGAAGCAGGACAAGTGCTCGTGCAGGTTTCCTATAATGTTCCCGGTGCAACAGCCGGAGAAGACGGCGCTCCCGTCCGCCACACTTTTGACATTAATTTAGGCGAGATCGGCACTTCCCGCAATACGATTACACAGTTTGCGGAACGCAGCACAACTAAGGCTTATGAACAGGACGGATACGCAATGGGCTATCTTGAAAACTTCAAGATTGATCAGAGCGGTATTATCACCGGTGTGTACTCCAACGGAGTAAGCAATGAGATCGGTCAGCTTGCAATGGCGGGCTTTGCAAACCAAGGCGGTTTGGAAAAGGCCGGTGAAAATACCTATATTCAGTCGAATAACTCCGGTATTGCAAATATCACCACTTCGGGCGTTATGGGAAAGGGTAAACTGATTGCCGGTACCCTCGAAATGAGTAATGTCGATTTAACCGATCAGTTTACCGATATGATTATTACGCAGCGCGGGTTCCAAGCAGGAGCAAAAACTATCCAAACATCCGATACAATGCTTGAAACCGTATTGAATTTGAAGCGGTAATAAGGTAATATGAAGGATACATTATGGTAAAGGTTACGCGGCTTAACGGTACACAGTATTGGATAAATCCTCATCAGATTGAAACGATAGACTGTAATCCCGATGTAACGTTGCACATGCTGTCAGGCAAAAGTTTTGTGATAAAAGAAACGCCCGACGCGCTGATCGACGCTATTGTCGCGTACCGCAGATGTATCGGTATCTTTAAAAACGAAATGTAAGGGAGCTGTCTTAAGTTATGGATATAGCATCATTTATAGGTATATTCGGCGGTATCGCTGTCGTTATGTTCGGCGCTTTTATGGGAAGCTCGCTCGGCGGACTTATCGACGTTCCTTCGATGTTCATCACGATCGGCGGTTCGTATATGTGTTTGTTCTTAACCTATCCGCTTTCTTACGTTATCGGTATTTTCAAGGTTATGGGCAGGGTGTTCAAAGTTGCCGACTATAAAGAGAAAGAAATGGTACAAAAACTCGTCGCCTTGTCCGAAAAAAGCCGCCGTACCGGTCTTTTGGCTCTGGAAGAAGAAATTCAGGATTTTGAAGATGATTTTCTTCGCACCGGACTGCGCAATGTTATCGACGGTATCGACGGAGCCGCTATTCGTGTGTCGATGGAAAATGAATTGACACAGATGGAAGAGCGGCACAATAAATGGATTTCATTAGTAAACGCATGGGCAACACTGGCGCCCGGCTTCGGAATGTTGGGAACGGTTATCGGTCTTATCGGTATGTTGTTGAACATCGAAGATAAGAGTTCGTTAGGGCCGAACATGGCAGTTGCGCTGGTTACGACATTTTACGGTTCTATGATGGCAAACTGGCTGCTTATTCCTATCGCTTCCAAACTTGCGTATCAGAATAATCTGGAAGTGCGGTCAAAGGAAATGATTATTGAGGGGATACTCGGTATTCAATCGGGCGATCACCCGCGTATCCTTGCACAGCGGTTGCTGACGTATCTTGATCCTAAAGACCGAAAAGTTTTGGAAGCTGAGCTGGTAAGGGATTAGTTCATGGCACGGAAAAAGAAAAGAGCGAACGCTCCCGGTAGCGGGTGGCTTACAACGTACGGCGATATGGTTACGCTGATGCTTTGCTTCTTCGTCATGTTGTATGAGCCGAGCGAAGTAGATATAACCCGCTTGCAAGCGTTGTCTGCCTCGATCAGCGGCGATCCTACCGGCGGTTCCATCTCTTTGTCGGCTGGTAAACTTGCCGACCTCGGCAATACCATTAGTTCAATGCCGTCGATGGAGAAGGGGAAGCTGCTCGGAACCGCCTTAAAAAAGGCTGTCTCGATTTTTACGCCTGAGATAAAGACTACTAAGATCGCCGTTACCAGCGATGAACGCGGCATTGTTATTTCGCTCGCAGCTGATGCCTTTTTTGCACGAAACAGTGCGGAGCTGAATATCGAAGAAAGTCGCGAAACATTATTGAAAATTGCGCAGTTTTTATCCGATAAAGAATTAGCGGCTCGCCGTTTCCGTATTGAAGGGCATACCGATTCAAGCGATGCGCTTGCGGGAAAGTGGACAAGCAACTGGGAGCTGTCGGCTGCGCGCGCAATCAACGTATTGCATAATTTGACTGACTTCGGTGTACAGGAAGATAAGTTTTCCATTGCCGGCTATGCAGATACTCGTCCTGTCTATTCCAACGAGACTGCAGAAGGACGCGCATATAATAGACGGGTTGATATTATCATTTTGGATGATGCACATTTTTAGTGCTTCCCTAAAGATTTACTTGAAGAGAGAGGAGTAACCACAATGGCTGACGAGCATACAAATTTGACTGATGAACACGGAATGGATGAAAACATCGGTGTCGATAATCCGGTAAAAGCTAAAAAAGCGGGGCTTATTCCGACGCTTCTGAAATACATTGCCATCGCGCTCGCTGCTTTGATTTTTATCGTGACGGTTGTCGTTATTACGGTTAATCTGATGTCAAAGCGGGGACAATCTCAGTCCGAATACCCCATTGCGGAAGAATACCGCGACTCGCGTGAAATGCTGCAGTATTATTCTGCAATCGGTGCTGTCAAGACATTTACCAAAGATGTCGTGCCGGGTACCGTTGTCGTTAACGTTGAGCTTGGATATCCGCAAAACGATAAGACAACTTCGCAGGAACTGACGGCGCGATTGGTTGAGCTGAAGGATTTTCTCCGTGGTTATTTCCAAAGTAAGACGATTGCGGAACTGAAACAGGAAGAGAAGATTAAAATCGAAATCCGTAATCAAATCAATGACAATATACTATCAAAATCGAAGATAAAAGCGGTTGCTTTTACTCAGTATGATATTATAGAACAATAGGGATTGGTATGACTGAAGTATTATCGCAGGACGAAATAGACCAGCTTCTCACTGCAATCAGCTCAGGGGATACCGAAGCGGAAGAGTTTAGACCGGTTAACGATACGCGCAAAATCAAGATTTATGATTTTAAGCGTCCGGATAAATTCTCTAAGGAGCAGATGCGTACCGTTTCCATTATGCACGAAACTTTTGCGCGTTTGACTACCACCGCTCTTTCTGCTCAGCTGCGGAGTATGGCGCACGTACACGTTGCCTCTGTCGATCAGCTGACGTATGAAGAGTTTATCCGTTCAATCCCTACGCCGACCACGCTGGCTGTAATTAACATGGATCCGCTCAAGGGTAATGCCGTTTTGGAAATAGACCCTTCCGTTACCTTCTCTATAATCGACCGTCTTTTCGGCGGTACGGGGCAAGGGACGATGGTACAGCGGGAATTAACCGACATCGAAGCTTCCGTTATGGAAGGTGTTATCGTGCGTATTTTGGCGAATATGCGCGAAGCATGGACGCAGGTTATCGACTTACGCCCCCGCTTGGGTCAGATTGAAACAAACCCGCAGTTCGCACAGATTGTACCGCCTTCCGAAATGGTCGTTTTGGTTACGCTTGAAACAAAGGTCGGTGAAGAAGAAGGCATGATGAACTTCTGTATTCCCTACATCACGATAGAACCGATTATTTCAAAACTTTCCAGCCAGTTCTGGTTCTCGTCGGTACGCAGAAGTTCGACAACTCAGTACATGGGCGTTTTGAAAGAGAAACTTTCTACGGTAGATATGGATGTTGTTGCCGAAGTCGGTTCGTTAAAGCTGCCGGTACGAGATGTGCTTAATCTTCGTGCAGGGGATGTGGTACGGCTGACTGATACGAGAGTAGGTCATCCGTTTACACTGAGCGTCGGTAGTAGAAAGAAGTTCTGGTGCCAGCCCGGCGTTGTGGGAAATAAGGTTGCCGTACAGATATTGGAAAAGATTGAGGATATCAATCAGGATGAATTTGAAGAGCTAAGTGCTGATCAGGAGGAATTATATGAGTGATGGGTCCATTTCTCAGAACGAAATAGATGCGTTGTTGTCAGGTATGGGCGGTTCTGCCGGCGTGCCTACAGACGGAGCGCTTACACCGGCACATCAAGAAGCCTTACAGAAGTTTTTTGATGGGAATGTTCCTGCACTCTCTGCAAATCTGGATTCGATGACGGGCAAAACCGTCTCCGTGTCCAATCCCGTGATCGAGCTGAGTGGTCGTGAAGCCTTTTTGCAGAAAGTGCCGGATATGGCGGTTGCCGTTACCATTGATTTTGACGGTGCGCTGACGGGCGATCACCTGTTTGTATTGGCTCCCGAATTTGCGGAAAAGCTGGTAAGTCTCGTAAATAATGAAGAAAGTGTTACGATTGATGATATGGCGCTTTCCGTTATCAGCGAAACAATTGCGCAATATGTCGGAAAAGAAATCAGCGCATTTGACGGTGAAGATATTAAAGGTGTTACCAATATGCCTGCGGAAGCGCATCATGTACCCAAGGCGATGGTACGGCTTTCGCAGGACTTTGCACTTTTGACATATTCGGTTACAATCGACGATACAGCTTTCAATTTATGGGAGATTATCGCAAAAAAGACAGCGGAACAAATCGCTGATAAATTAAATAAAACGGAGAGCGCTTCGCAGGTAGTGCCTGTGCAGCCTATTCCGGCACAGCCTGCTCCTGAGCAAGGAAGCACAATGGGG from the Treponema medium genome contains:
- a CDS encoding flagellar FlbD family protein yields the protein MVKVTRLNGTQYWINPHQIETIDCNPDVTLHMLSGKSFVIKETPDALIDAIVAYRRCIGIFKNEM
- the fliM gene encoding flagellar motor switch protein FliM — translated: MTEVLSQDEIDQLLTAISSGDTEAEEFRPVNDTRKIKIYDFKRPDKFSKEQMRTVSIMHETFARLTTTALSAQLRSMAHVHVASVDQLTYEEFIRSIPTPTTLAVINMDPLKGNAVLEIDPSVTFSIIDRLFGGTGQGTMVQRELTDIEASVMEGVIVRILANMREAWTQVIDLRPRLGQIETNPQFAQIVPPSEMVVLVTLETKVGEEEGMMNFCIPYITIEPIISKLSSQFWFSSVRRSSTTQYMGVLKEKLSTVDMDVVAEVGSLKLPVRDVLNLRAGDVVRLTDTRVGHPFTLSVGSRKKFWCQPGVVGNKVAVQILEKIEDINQDEFEELSADQEELYE
- the motB gene encoding flagellar motor protein MotB; translation: MARKKKRANAPGSGWLTTYGDMVTLMLCFFVMLYEPSEVDITRLQALSASISGDPTGGSISLSAGKLADLGNTISSMPSMEKGKLLGTALKKAVSIFTPEIKTTKIAVTSDERGIVISLAADAFFARNSAELNIEESRETLLKIAQFLSDKELAARRFRIEGHTDSSDALAGKWTSNWELSAARAINVLHNLTDFGVQEDKFSIAGYADTRPVYSNETAEGRAYNRRVDIIILDDAHF
- the fliN gene encoding flagellar motor switch protein FliN — its product is MSDGSISQNEIDALLSGMGGSAGVPTDGALTPAHQEALQKFFDGNVPALSANLDSMTGKTVSVSNPVIELSGREAFLQKVPDMAVAVTIDFDGALTGDHLFVLAPEFAEKLVSLVNNEESVTIDDMALSVISETIAQYVGKEISAFDGEDIKGVTNMPAEAHHVPKAMVRLSQDFALLTYSVTIDDTAFNLWEIIAKKTAEQIADKLNKTESASQVVPVQPIPAQPAPEQGSTMGAMNMPMNGMNGMPQMGQQPMGMGMQMQGGAPVQGGMVMPGMNPNVQSVQFSPLLNGVTESEQGNIGLIMDVFMEMTVELGRTRKMIKEILSMGEGHIIELDKLAGEPVDILVNHKPIAKGEVVVIDENFGVRVTEILSPAERISDT
- a CDS encoding flagellar basal body-associated FliL family protein, which gives rise to MADEHTNLTDEHGMDENIGVDNPVKAKKAGLIPTLLKYIAIALAALIFIVTVVVITVNLMSKRGQSQSEYPIAEEYRDSREMLQYYSAIGAVKTFTKDVVPGTVVVNVELGYPQNDKTTSQELTARLVELKDFLRGYFQSKTIAELKQEEKIKIEIRNQINDNILSKSKIKAVAFTQYDIIEQ
- a CDS encoding flavodoxin family protein, with amino-acid sequence METVIIHGQNHKGSTYHIASNLALKVGGNIKEFFLPKDFGEFCTGCTKCFLESEKQCPHFDRLNPITETIDKADLIILASPVYVMHPTGSMKAFLDHYGYRWMVHRPEETMFSKQGVCISTAAGGGMKSANKDMADSLFFWGVAEIYTYGKAVQAVKWQDVSEKNKKSIDKALSSLAKKITDKYGKAKPGIKTKLMFNIIRLLQNKIRNRADTDYWQEKGWRDKNRPWK
- the flgE gene encoding flagellar hook protein FlgE, which produces MMRSLFSGVSGMQNHQTRMDVIGNNIANVNTTGFKRGRVNFQDLISQQLSGASRPNEEVGGVNPKEVGLGVMVASIDTVHTQGALQSTGINTDIAVQGNGFFVLKSGEKSFYTRAGAFGVDKDGTMVNPANGMRVQGWMAQEVDGTRLINTSAQTEDLIIPIGQKIDARATTSVNYACNLDKRLPELPENANRAQVLESTWTTEFKVYDTFGETHELNLSFSRVPGTQNQWLATVNVDPENAEATATRTGVGTTEGTGNTFTVTFDNYGHLASVTDTAGNASAEAGQVLVQVSYNVPGATAGEDGAPVRHTFDINLGEIGTSRNTITQFAERSTTKAYEQDGYAMGYLENFKIDQSGIITGVYSNGVSNEIGQLAMAGFANQGGLEKAGENTYIQSNNSGIANITTSGVMGKGKLIAGTLEMSNVDLTDQFTDMIITQRGFQAGAKTIQTSDTMLETVLNLKR
- a CDS encoding protein-ADP-ribose hydrolase, producing MTQKERRIFLIEYLLRENPNYHGVQIPDDEDEQKILLRSLMNVRPPQHTSKEFLRIQDNYLQEAIRQHGITGLADLKPVTGRGNGDWYVWRGDITTLKVDAIVNAANSGMTGCWQPCHACIDNCIHTFAGVQLRTVCAGIMQEQGHEEPTGTAKITPAFNLPCKYVLHTVGPIISGQLTDRDCTLLANSYTSCLNLAAENGVKSIAFCCISTGVFRFPAQKAAEIAVATVEDWKAKNNSAMKIVFNVFSEKDEALYNKLMS
- a CDS encoding flagellar hook-length control protein FliK, whose translation is MQALDVQNDMQPVNYTDAVQSSNQDKKNAKEPDVKGSSFIDIIKKLMAEEADGRTAGEEKISGNAALAQEASEQTERKKNAAAQTELSRLKSKARKQSDPRAQHLAEADAREGEVAEALSDADVLRAFEDGIDVKNALGNGADKQLQTSMLAQAETDAVPEGAALLSAEEAHQLKKQKNGKTESGLAVGISASGMEELSGKQKKNADEFAADSALEKSTKAQQVKQHKPVFTIIDERTVNAAPVTADGSVHEAGAAVRVTNAPSVDMAADFRSMTAGLGTAANGTQTAQESGAPSFASLVAQQVQDMAPDFVQAGRIVLQDNNAGVIRLQMQPAHLGNVRINLELAGGKKIVGKIITGSKEAYEAFKESIEQLAKAFEQGGFASAQFDVSWSGEGGSQQFDGENGQFNELFAQNDRLDVMQGNRYADTETVYAFGQDQAVNVFA
- the flgD gene encoding flagellar hook assembly protein FlgD produces the protein MNISTVAQGNGIPMPSFEMSPEEKARLNMEVDTINKQNFPEGRKPKQELGKDDFLQLLVAQLTHQDPTSPLEDTQFVAQMAQFTSLEQLTNMNQNFGMLNRLIGDSSAVNVVGKQVDIEQSSGTVSGTITAATRGENPQVQVNGKWYAWSDVQTVYANN
- a CDS encoding motility protein A, which translates into the protein MDIASFIGIFGGIAVVMFGAFMGSSLGGLIDVPSMFITIGGSYMCLFLTYPLSYVIGIFKVMGRVFKVADYKEKEMVQKLVALSEKSRRTGLLALEEEIQDFEDDFLRTGLRNVIDGIDGAAIRVSMENELTQMEERHNKWISLVNAWATLAPGFGMLGTVIGLIGMLLNIEDKSSLGPNMAVALVTTFYGSMMANWLLIPIASKLAYQNNLEVRSKEMIIEGILGIQSGDHPRILAQRLLTYLDPKDRKVLEAELVRD
- a CDS encoding ATP-binding protein, whose protein sequence is MENIIFNELKIRGFNVDVGVITQYESNEKENGLRKQLEIDFVCNKGSKRYYIQSAYALPDQAKIEQEQRPLIRTGDSFKKIIITKDAPAPYYNDSGILIMNLYDFLLNDRSLEY
- a CDS encoding type II CAAX prenyl endopeptidase Rce1 family protein yields the protein MIFGFVWALWHFPLFFIPGTYHYGIREMNVLYIFNFFISVIPFGFITTWVYVKNNRSMLASIIFHLFVNFMQEKIAMPQTTKCVETICVTIAAAIIVFTNKDLFFEKRHIGRILES